A window of Bacillus toyonensis BCT-7112 genomic DNA:
ATGTATTGAATAAAAATAAAATTATCGTTCCGGAAAGGCCGGGCAATCGTCGTATAGACTCCATTTTAAATATTATTTCAAATCCGCACGTAGGGTTAATCTTTTTTATTCCTGGTCTTGGGGAAACACTCCGAATAAACGGTAAAGCATATATTACAAACGATGAAGAAATTTTGAAAGAGATGCAGGCGAATGGACGTAATCCGTTACTTGGAATTGTTGTTGAAATAGAAGAATGCTACATTCATTGTGCAAAAGCTTTTATTCGTTCTAAGATGTGGGATCCAGAATCTTGGTTAAATAAAAAAGGGTTACCTTCAGCAGCAAAAATGTTGTTGGAGCATGCGAAAGTGAATACTTCAGAAGAAGATGTTGCACGTTCTTTAGAAGAAAGTTATACGAAAAGATTGTATTAAAAATCCTTTATTAGTATAGTTTTAAAAGGAAGAGATCTACTCGTTTTAGAATGGAATACTTTTATGTGAAACATTAATTTACAAGTTGGGAAATTACGAAATAGGTAAATAGATTGGCCGGTATAAAATATTATTGTGAAATATAATAAAAAATGATCTTGAAAATAGTTAATAAAAATAGGCTTGCTTTTTAAAAATTTGATAACTATAATAAGTTAACAAATAGACATGAACGAAAAAGTAATGACAAGGACACGAAATCATTTTTACGGTTTACAGAGAGGGAAGTCAAGGGTGTGAGCTTCCTAACACGAGAAATGATTTTACCACCTTTGAACTTCAATAGTGAACGAGTAATCTAGTAATTATTGACGGTATCAGCCGTTATCTGAACTTGAGCAATCTAGAAGGAAATACGTCTAGATTGGAACAAGGGTGGAACCACGAAAACACATTCGTCCCTTTCCTAGGGATGAGTGTGTTTTTTTACGGCCTTAGAGATAGAAAATTTGAAATAATTAAAAAATTTTATTGATTTTGTTTTTTATGCGAGTATAATGAGTTAACAAATAAACATGAACGAAAAAGTAACGATAAGGAC
This region includes:
- a CDS encoding pyridoxamine 5'-phosphate oxidase family protein — protein: MGIESKEIKSIISTEEELRQILGQPSERALKKVISSLDHHCVDFLSKSPFLVLATANKLGECDASPRGDAPGFVYVLNKNKIIVPERPGNRRIDSILNIISNPHVGLIFFIPGLGETLRINGKAYITNDEEILKEMQANGRNPLLGIVVEIEECYIHCAKAFIRSKMWDPESWLNKKGLPSAAKMLLEHAKVNTSEEDVARSLEESYTKRLY